From a region of the Thermus caldilimi genome:
- a CDS encoding HAD family hydrolase, producing the protein MKLWLLDLDDTLLMDHQVSEEVLNHLGQEVGVEGLPQEVRKKAEGFFQEAPFYPWAERIGHSALEALWARYSTPGLESLAEWAWPFRERVFREALQEIGGPAERARELAEAFFAERRRYPLFPEVPGFLEALRAKGSILVLLTNGVPDLQREKLFGAGLGEAFSLVLISGEVGLGKPDPRLFRMALCAFGVGPEEAVMVGDNPERDVQGALLAGLRAVWVDRGHRSKDPRYPAHLEVQDLREALALLEV; encoded by the coding sequence ATGAAGCTTTGGCTTTTGGACCTGGACGATACCCTTCTAATGGACCACCAGGTGAGCGAGGAGGTCCTGAACCATCTGGGGCAGGAGGTGGGGGTGGAAGGCCTGCCCCAGGAGGTGAGAAAAAAGGCCGAGGGGTTCTTTCAGGAGGCTCCCTTTTACCCCTGGGCTGAGCGCATTGGCCACTCGGCCCTCGAGGCCCTTTGGGCCCGCTACTCTACCCCTGGGCTGGAAAGCTTGGCGGAGTGGGCCTGGCCCTTCCGGGAGCGGGTGTTTCGGGAGGCTCTCCAGGAGATCGGGGGGCCAGCGGAGCGGGCCCGGGAGCTGGCGGAGGCCTTCTTCGCGGAAAGGCGCCGGTACCCCCTCTTCCCCGAGGTGCCGGGGTTCCTGGAGGCCCTCAGGGCCAAGGGGTCTATTTTGGTTCTCCTCACCAATGGCGTGCCTGACTTGCAGCGGGAAAAGCTCTTCGGAGCCGGGCTTGGGGAGGCTTTTTCCCTCGTGCTCATCTCCGGGGAGGTGGGCCTGGGCAAGCCGGACCCCAGGCTCTTCCGCATGGCCCTCTGCGCCTTCGGCGTGGGGCCGGAGGAGGCGGTGATGGTGGGGGATAACCCCGAACGGGACGTCCAAGGGGCCCTTTTGGCGGGCCTTAGGGCGGTCTGGGTGGACCGGGGCCATCGCTCCAAGGACCCGCGGTATCCCGCCCACCTGGAAGTCCAGGACCTCCGGGAGGCCTTGGCTCTCCTGGAGGTTTGA
- a CDS encoding Uma2 family endonuclease — MTPVRKRFTAEEFHRMAQAGLLGEDNRVELLEGEVWEMSPIGSRHAAAVRRLRRLFTPLEVEGASLIAVQDPVRLSPFSEPQPDLALLRPRPDLYQEEHPGPQDILLLVEVAEASLAYDLAVKAPLYARHGVLELWVLDLEGKRLHVFRSPSPEGYREVQTLAPGNHLAPAAFPSFSLPVAELLG; from the coding sequence ATGACCCCGGTGCGCAAGCGGTTTACCGCGGAGGAGTTCCACAGGATGGCCCAGGCGGGCCTCCTGGGAGAGGACAACCGGGTGGAGCTTCTGGAGGGAGAGGTTTGGGAGATGAGCCCCATCGGTAGCCGCCATGCCGCCGCCGTGCGGCGCCTTCGCCGCCTGTTCACCCCCTTGGAGGTGGAAGGGGCCAGCCTTATCGCTGTACAGGACCCCGTGCGCCTTAGCCCTTTCAGCGAGCCCCAGCCGGATCTGGCCCTTTTGCGCCCTCGGCCTGACCTTTACCAGGAGGAACACCCCGGCCCCCAGGATATCCTCCTCTTGGTGGAGGTGGCGGAGGCCTCCTTGGCCTACGACCTTGCGGTTAAGGCACCCCTATACGCGCGCCATGGGGTCCTTGAGCTCTGGGTGCTGGACCTGGAGGGCAAGCGGCTTCACGTCTTTCGCTCCCCCTCCCCCGAGGGTTACCGGGAAGTCCAAACCCTGGCCCCAGGGAACCACCTGGCTCCCGCGGCCTTCCCCTCCTTTTCTCTCCCGGTGGCCGAGCTCCTCGGCTAA
- a CDS encoding universal stress protein: protein MYKTILMPTDGSPCSFQAIEHGLSLAKALSAKVHFLYVLENPAQAIWIAPESVPYGLELLEDLKKAGEEAIAKALSLAQEKGVEATGEVKEGVPIPTIVEAAKGFDLLVMGTHGRTGLDKLLLGSVTEGVLHRVGIPVLVVRCR, encoded by the coding sequence ATGTACAAAACCATCCTGATGCCCACGGACGGTAGCCCCTGCAGCTTCCAAGCCATAGAGCACGGCCTATCCCTGGCCAAAGCCCTTTCCGCCAAGGTGCACTTCCTCTACGTGTTGGAGAACCCGGCCCAAGCCATCTGGATTGCCCCCGAGAGCGTGCCCTATGGCCTTGAACTCCTGGAGGACCTGAAGAAGGCGGGAGAGGAGGCCATCGCCAAGGCCCTTTCTCTGGCCCAGGAGAAGGGGGTGGAGGCCACGGGGGAGGTGAAGGAGGGGGTGCCGATACCCACCATCGTGGAGGCGGCCAAGGGATTCGACCTCTTGGTCATGGGTACCCACGGGCGCACCGGGCTGGACAAGCTCCTTTTGGGCTCGGTGACCGAAGGGGTGTTGCACCGGGTGGGGATACCCGTTTTGGTGGTGCGGTGCCGGTAA
- a CDS encoding LOG family protein → MRLISAFVSSRVAPGDPRYSRLVRYGEVMAEEGFGLACGGYQGGMEALARGVKAKGGMVVGVTAPVLFPERKGPSPYVDLELPASSLPERIGRLLDLGTGYLALPGGVGTLAELTLAWNFLYLRRGLGRPLAVDPYWLSLLKSHGEIAPEDLALLQVVADEEDLRAFLRSL, encoded by the coding sequence ATGCGGCTGATTAGCGCCTTCGTTTCCTCGAGGGTGGCCCCCGGCGATCCCCGGTACTCCCGCCTGGTCCGCTACGGGGAGGTGATGGCTGAGGAGGGCTTCGGCCTGGCCTGTGGGGGCTACCAGGGAGGGATGGAGGCCTTAGCCCGGGGGGTGAAGGCCAAAGGGGGGATGGTGGTGGGGGTTACCGCCCCGGTCCTTTTCCCCGAACGCAAAGGCCCAAGCCCCTATGTGGACCTGGAGCTTCCCGCCTCTTCCTTGCCCGAGCGCATCGGGAGGCTTTTGGACCTGGGGACGGGGTACCTGGCCCTGCCGGGCGGGGTGGGCACCTTGGCCGAGCTCACCCTGGCCTGGAACTTCCTCTACCTCAGGCGGGGACTGGGCCGGCCCCTGGCGGTGGACCCTTACTGGCTTTCCCTCCTCAAGAGCCACGGGGAGATCGCTCCGGAGGACCTGGCCCTTTTGCAGGTGGTGGCGGACGAAGAAGACTTGCGGGCGTTTTTGCGGAGCCTATGA